From Cupriavidus oxalaticus:
CGCGCATCGGCGCGCACGACGCGGCCGAGGCCGAGCTGCCCTTCCGCGTCACGCTGGCGCAAGGGCTGGCCGGCGGCGACAAGATGGACTGGCTGATCGAGAAAGCGGTAGAACTCGGTGTCGCCGCGATCCAGCCCCTGCAGGCCAACCGCTCGGTGGTGCGCCTCGCCGGTGACCGCGCGCACAAGCGCCAGGCGCACTGGCAGGCGCTGGTGCAGGCCGCCTGCGAACAATGCGGGCGCAATCGCTTGCCGGCAGTGGCCCCGGTCGCTAACTTTGAGACGTGGCTGGCGCAGTCAGGCAGCGGCGCCGGTGCACGGCTGCTGGTATCGCCGCGGGCCGAGCAGTCGCTGCCGGCCTATATTGCCGAGCACCGCGACGCCCTGCTCGCCGATGGCGTCACGCTGCTGATCGGACCGGAAGGCGGGCTGTCGCCCGATGAAGAACAAGCGGCGCGGCAAGCCGGCTTCACCGGCGTGTCGCTCGGCCCGCGCATCCTGCGCACCGAGACCGCCGGGCTGGCCTGCCTTTCCACGCTCAACGCCTTGCTTGGCGGATTCTGACGGCGGCGGCCATCCGGCCAGCGCCAACCTTGACTGAAGGAGTCGACCATGGGACTACTCGATAGCGTGCTGGGCGGCGTGCTCGGACAACTGGGCAATGCCCGCGGCGAAGAAGGCAGCGCCGGCGGGCTCAATCCGAAGCTGATGATGGCGCTCGGCCTGCTGGCAATGCTGGCCATGCGCAACCGCAGCCAGGAAAGCGGCTCCGCAGCGCCGGTCGACGATGGGCTCGGTGGACTGGGCAGCCTTGGCGGGCTGCTAGGCGGCATGATCGGCGGCAATGCCAGCGCGCCCGGCGCCACCGGCGGGCTCGACCTTGGCTCCCTGCTCGGCGGGCTGCTTGGCGGCCAGGGTGGCGCCCCGGCCAACAGCCAGGCGCTGGGCGCTGCCGCAGGCGGCATCGGCGCGCTGCAGCAGATCCTGGCGCAGGCGGGGCTGGGCGAGCAGGTGGATTCGTGGATCGGCACCGGCGCCAACCAGCCGGTCACGCCTTCGGCGCTGAGCGACGCGCTGGGCGGGACCGGGGCGCTGGACTCGCTGGCACAGTCGACCGGGATGTCGCAGGAGGACGTGGCAGCGCAACTGAGCGAGGGCCTGCCCGAGCTGATCGACCGGCTGACGCCGCACGGGCATGTCCCTGCGCAGGAGTGAGGCCGGCACGCGCCGCGCGCATACAAGCAAAAAGCCCGCAATTGCGGGCTTTTTGCTTGTATGGAACGGTACCGGCGCTCAGGCGAACGAGTAGAACACCCGGAACTGCACCTTACGCTCGCCCCAGAACTCGGCGGCATCGCGAAACACGTCGAGCAGCACCTCGCGCCCTTCCTTGTCGAACTTCTGCGCAATCGGCAGGCCTTCCAGAACGATGACAAAGCCCGGCTGCGGGCCGGCCTTGTAGATCAGGTCGGTCAGGCAGTCCGCCAGCGCATCGAAGTTCTTGCCGAAATGCTTGGGGAAGATAAACGACGTTGCGATCGTTTCCAGAACCTCGGCCTTGCTGGCGCAATGCGCGCAGTTGGCATACAGGAAATGCTGGCCGAGATCGGCGGCCGCCTGGGCCAGCTCGGGCACGCGGAAGGCGCGGATCGACTGGACGATGTTCGGACGCACCGTCTTGAACAGGTTCATGGCCCCCTCGCTGGTGCCGTCAGCCCAGCCTGCACCGGCCGGCATGGCCACGGGCGCGTTCGCGGGCGGGAGTTTGTGCGTGAGCTCTTGGCGCTGCGGCATCGTCAGCACGTTGTCGTATAGGTTCTGGGCCTGCTGCTGGGCCCGCTGCCAGCCATCTCCGGCGCCGCGCTCTTCGCGGGCGGCAAGGGCGTCGCCCAATCCGAAAATGTCAGTCATCATTTGAGTATCCGTTTGAAGCTGTTGTAGTGGTCTTCCGTGTAGTAACAATCGTTGGCAGCGCGCTGTTCCCCGCCGCATACGATCCGCCTGGCTCCCCGGTTCCGGCTTCTGGCGCTCTTTACCGTGTACTCGCGGTAGTAGCCGCGTTCTTTTTGCGGCAGCAGGCGTTCGTAGTTGCCGAACCTGGTTCCGTCCTTGTCATACGGAAACGGGCCGCCGGCTTCGATGCGCTCCAGGGTCTGCCGTGCTTCGTTGGGCAACTGCTGCACCGCAATGGTTCCCATGCCTTCGGTCTGCGCCTGGCGCGCCAGCGCGGGCTGCGCCAGGGCCAGCACCAACGCCGCGCCGGTCATCGACCGGGCCAGCATCCGCGCTGCCTGCTGCATCAAGGGTACTTGGGAAACCACGTTGCTTGTCTAGGTTGAACCGGAAATCGAGCCTGCCGCTGTTTGGGTAGACGATCTGTCCGGGCCACCCTGGCCGGCAAACCTTGCGCGCCTTTCAATTCACGCGCCGGATGCCAACCGCACCGGGGCGCTCATGGCGAGCGCCTGTATCAAAGGCGTAAGGTTACGCGCATGCACGCAATTAATCAATCCCGGCCCCGGCGCAGCGGGATTTCTTCAATTGTTTCAATATGTTAAGCGTATGTGTGCGCATACTAACCGTCACCGCCAAGCGACAAAAAAGCCGGGCGAACCCGGCTTTTCCGCAACCGCTGCAACGCAGCCGGCTTAACGCTTGGCAGCAGCGTCCACCACCACCAGCGAGGTCATGTTGACGATGCGGCGCACCGTCGCCGACGGCGTCAGGATATGCACCGGCGCGTTCACGCCCAGCAGGATCGGGCCGATCGCCACGTTGTTGCCCGCGGCAACCTTGAGCAGGTTGTACGAGATATTGGCTGCGTCGATGTTCGGGCACACCAGCAGGTTGGCTTCGCCCTGCAGCGTGCTGTCCGGTACCAGCCGGTCGCGCAGCTTCTGGTCGAGCGCGCTGTCGCCGTGCATTTCACCGTCGACTTCGAGTTCCGGCGCGCGCTCGCGC
This genomic window contains:
- a CDS encoding YidB family protein — protein: MGLLDSVLGGVLGQLGNARGEEGSAGGLNPKLMMALGLLAMLAMRNRSQESGSAAPVDDGLGGLGSLGGLLGGMIGGNASAPGATGGLDLGSLLGGLLGGQGGAPANSQALGAAAGGIGALQQILAQAGLGEQVDSWIGTGANQPVTPSALSDALGGTGALDSLAQSTGMSQEDVAAQLSEGLPELIDRLTPHGHVPAQE
- a CDS encoding ribonuclease domain-containing protein, whose product is MLARSMTGAALVLALAQPALARQAQTEGMGTIAVQQLPNEARQTLERIEAGGPFPYDKDGTRFGNYERLLPQKERGYYREYTVKSARSRNRGARRIVCGGEQRAANDCYYTEDHYNSFKRILK
- a CDS encoding barstar family protein; the protein is MMTDIFGLGDALAAREERGAGDGWQRAQQQAQNLYDNVLTMPQRQELTHKLPPANAPVAMPAGAGWADGTSEGAMNLFKTVRPNIVQSIRAFRVPELAQAAADLGQHFLYANCAHCASKAEVLETIATSFIFPKHFGKNFDALADCLTDLIYKAGPQPGFVIVLEGLPIAQKFDKEGREVLLDVFRDAAEFWGERKVQFRVFYSFA
- a CDS encoding 16S rRNA (uracil(1498)-N(3))-methyltransferase — its product is MAPRFFVGGTDTVLAAEAEFPLPEPVVRHAQVLRLAPGDAITLFDGRGGSHAATLLELGKRHALARIGAHDAAEAELPFRVTLAQGLAGGDKMDWLIEKAVELGVAAIQPLQANRSVVRLAGDRAHKRQAHWQALVQAACEQCGRNRLPAVAPVANFETWLAQSGSGAGARLLVSPRAEQSLPAYIAEHRDALLADGVTLLIGPEGGLSPDEEQAARQAGFTGVSLGPRILRTETAGLACLSTLNALLGGF